CTCGGACAGGCCATGTCCCGGCCGGTGGTCTGCGTGGACGAGGATACCTCCGTGCACAACGCCGCAGCCCTGATGAGCAGGAAGAAGGTTCGCAGGCTCGTTGTTGTGGACGGCGCTGGCGATGTGCGCGGCCTGCTGACCCAGTCCGACATCGTCAAGGGGATGGAGGCGCGCTATGTCGAAATGCTGCGCGAGGTCATCCGCGAAAAGGACGAGATGCTGCGGGAGGCCGTGGGCGAGGCGGCCCGGAAATCCATCTATCTTGACAGCATCCTCAATTCCTCCATGGACCTGGGCATCGTCGCCAGCGAAGGAAACACGCTGGCCTTCGTCAACCAGGCCGCGCGCAGGATGCTCTCCCTGCCCGAGGGCGAGGGAATAGGGCAGGATCTGCTGGGGCTGCACCGGGCCTTGGGGGTGACGGCCCGGAGTTTCAGGAAGATCCTCGCAGACGCCAAGCGCGGCAAGGAGCACGGTTTCTGCGTCCAGGTAGGCAGCGCGGAAGGCATGCGCTATCTTGAGGGGCGTGTGAACGGCATTCGCGGGGGCGGAAACCAGGCCGAGGGCTTCCTGCTGACGCTGCAGGACGTGACCGAGAAGCGCACCGCCGAGGAGACCGTCAGGCGCATGGCCTACCACGACGCGCTCACCGGCCTGCCCAACCGCTTCCTGGTGGCGGACAGGCTGGAGCAGGGCCTGGCCCAGGCCAGGCGCAAAGGGAGCCTGCTGGCCGTGATGCTCCTGGACCTGGACGGTTTCAAGCAGGTCAACGACACGCTGGGTCACAACATCGGGGACCAGCTGCTTCAGGCCGTGGCCGGCCGTCTGGGCGGGCTGCTGCGCAAGTCGGACACGGTGGGCCGCATGGGCGGGGACGAATTCCTGGTCATCCTGCCCGAGGTCAAGACCCCCGAGGGCGCGGCCGCCGTGGCGGGGAAGATGCTGCGCGCCGTGTTCGAGGCGTACGCCATCGGCGGGCATACGCTCAAGCTCTCCACCAGCATCGGCGTGTCCTTCTATCCCTGGGACGGCTCCGATGCCGCGACCCTGATCCAGAAGGCCGACAAGGCCATGTACGCCGCCAAGGGCGCCGGACGAAACGCCTTCCGGTTCTCCGACTCCGGCCCGGACGGGCAACCGGACACGGGCTTGCCTCCGCGCTGATCGGGCGGAACCCCTCGAAAGCTTGACGGCCCGGCGCGCATCTTCGGATGCGGCCGGGCCGGATTCGTTTGCGGGCTCGTTATGAGGCTAGGGCGCGGTCGCGGCCGCCGCGGGCGTCCTCTGGCCGCCGAAGACCGGGTTGGAGCGCCTGGCGTCCTCGATGATCTTGGCGCGCAGCTGCACGTAGGCATCGCGGGCGGCGGTGTAAGGCTCGATGGAGGAGCGCTTGAGCTCCTCGTAGATGTCGATCATCTCGGGGAACCGGTTCATGCGGCCCGCCCCGGAAATGGCCAGGGTGAGCACTATGGGCGTTTGCAGGTAGGTTGTGGGCTGGACGGCCACATCCCCGGCTATGCCGATGCCGTCCCGCAGAGAGGAGGGGCCGACAACCGGCAGCACGAGGTAGAACCCGTGCCCGAAGCCCCACACGCCCAGGGTCTGGCCGAAGTCGAGCTTCTGGGGGCCCATGTCCGGCTTGGATGCGGCCAGGTCGTACAGGCCGCCGATGCCGAACGTGGAGTTGACCAGGAACCTGCCCAGCTCGCGCGAGGCCATGTCCGGCCTGAGCTGGAGCACGGCGTTGACGAAGCGCACCGGGAACAGGAAGTTGGAGTAGGCGTTCTCGATGCGGTCCCTGCCGTATTTGGGCACGATGGTGGTGTACACCTTGCTGACGGGCTTGACCACGCCGATGTACAGGCTGTCGTTGAAGGCGAACCAGAAACGGTTCCAGGGCTCGATGGGGTCGGCCACGACGGGCCCGAGGTCATCTGCGAAGTCGGCCGGGGCCGCCGGGGCCGCCTTCTTCGTGGCGCAACCGGCCAGGCCGGTGAGGGCCGCGAGCAGCAGCACAATGACAAGGGAGCGTTTGCCGTCGAGCATTTTTAAACCTCTAGCTGGCCGAACCCATGGACTCCACACGGCTGATGAGCTGCGCCGGAGATTCCTTGACCAGGATCTGGTTGAACTGGTTGCGGTAGTTCTGAACGAGGCTCACGCCCTCGATCGTCACGTCATAGACCTTCC
The nucleotide sequence above comes from Fundidesulfovibrio soli. Encoded proteins:
- a CDS encoding diguanylate cyclase domain-containing protein; this translates as MSVTHPAITSPRSRTILKDILAHGLISIRSGATLGRALGQMHKERISALVCLNRGRPVGILTERGALTALAGTGQDGLKRPLREIMTSPVCTAVEDTPVHEAFSLLLNKGIRHLVVVDAKGRAVGMVTQTNMVQHLGVEYFVEVKRVGQIMTRALATLSTEANLSETMELMIRGPFSCVVAVSGGKPEGILTERDMVGLLSDSLDLKATLLGQAMSRPVVCVDEDTSVHNAAALMSRKKVRRLVVVDGAGDVRGLLTQSDIVKGMEARYVEMLREVIREKDEMLREAVGEAARKSIYLDSILNSSMDLGIVASEGNTLAFVNQAARRMLSLPEGEGIGQDLLGLHRALGVTARSFRKILADAKRGKEHGFCVQVGSAEGMRYLEGRVNGIRGGGNQAEGFLLTLQDVTEKRTAEETVRRMAYHDALTGLPNRFLVADRLEQGLAQARRKGSLLAVMLLDLDGFKQVNDTLGHNIGDQLLQAVAGRLGGLLRKSDTVGRMGGDEFLVILPEVKTPEGAAAVAGKMLRAVFEAYAIGGHTLKLSTSIGVSFYPWDGSDAATLIQKADKAMYAAKGAGRNAFRFSDSGPDGQPDTGLPPR
- a CDS encoding VacJ family lipoprotein, with protein sequence MLDGKRSLVIVLLLAALTGLAGCATKKAAPAAPADFADDLGPVVADPIEPWNRFWFAFNDSLYIGVVKPVSKVYTTIVPKYGRDRIENAYSNFLFPVRFVNAVLQLRPDMASRELGRFLVNSTFGIGGLYDLAASKPDMGPQKLDFGQTLGVWGFGHGFYLVLPVVGPSSLRDGIGIAGDVAVQPTTYLQTPIVLTLAISGAGRMNRFPEMIDIYEELKRSSIEPYTAARDAYVQLRAKIIEDARRSNPVFGGQRTPAAAATAP